In the genome of Ewingella sp. CoE-038-23, the window TGAACAACATGCTGGTGCGCTCGTTTGTTAACTTACGCCTGAGCGTGACGCCTGACACCGTTGACAGTCAGCACGCCGCCCTGTTGCGCTGGGTACCGCCCGAAGCCCGCTCTGAGCTGAAAAAAGCGCTGGCCGTCGAGGCGGATTACATCAAGAAGAACGGCATTTCCACGGTGTTTCGCATCGAGGATGAGGCGTTCGACCCCGCGACCGGTGACATCATCGTCAGCGGCACGCTCTCTGCCAGCACCTCTAACGGCAGCCTGAAGTTAGACATCCCCGATGTGCATAAAGCCTACCGGCTCAACGTGAAATATGTGGACGGCATCATCCGTCTGACCGCCTTCCCCGAAGTGCAGCCCCCTCAACCCGTGTCAAAACAGCATCAGGGATAACCGCATGAAAGCACGACTTCTTGCCGCTTTCGTCGCCGGCCTCTGCCTCACACCGGCGGCTATGGCCGACGTCAGCGGCCCGGCGGGCACCGTATTTGAAAACGATGCGCACCTGAAAGCGCAGCTGAGCAATACCAGCCCGAACAAAATTGTCATTGAGGGTGAGCTTATCACCCGCGTCACCGGCCCCGACGGGGCCTTTACCCAGGAGAACACCGAAGACGGGGCGCTGCTTATCACCCCGCTGACCGGTCAGAACTTCACGCTCTTTCTGGAAACGGCCAGCGGCATCGGCGCCTCTCTGGACGTGACGCCAAAACCGGGCAGCGGACATACGCTGCACCTTATTCCCGCCTCAGTACCGCTGAAGGCCAACCCGGATGCAAAAGCCTGGGAGGAAAGCCAGCCGTGGGAGAAAACGCTGGTGAGCGTGGCCCGCACGGTGGTGAACGGCGGCGTACCTGACAGCTATATCGAAGCCAAAGCGGCGCGCGGACCTGCCTACAATCCGATGCCGGGCGTCCTGCTGACACCTGAACGCCAGCTGGTCGGCTCGCACCTGCTGGTCATGCGCTATCGCATGAAAAACACCGGCTACATCACGCGCCCGCTGTCAGAAAAACAGTTCTGGCAGAAGGGTGTCCGTGCCGTGATGTTGTCCACCCATAACCTTTACGCCGGCGGTGAAGGGTACGTGTGGGTTATCTTCTCCACGGCAACGGAGGGCGGGGTATGAGCAACATCAACACCACGACCCGCCGCAAGCAGTGGGTCATGACCGGCGTGTGTGTCGCGGTGGCCCTCGGCGTCGGGGGCGGGATATGGGCTTATGCTCACCATCAGTCAGCGCTGAAGAACCCGACCAAACCCAAAGCTGTCGATATGACTGGCGGCGTTGTCACCAGCTCCTTTACCGACAACCTGGCCACGGCGGCACTGGCTCAGCAGCAAAACAAAACCTCGGCGCTGGAAAGCAGCGTGAACCAGCTTAAAACCGACCAGCAGCAGCAAAATGAAGCCCTCAAGCAACAGCTTTCTAAAATCATGGACGCCATGAGTAAGTTGCAAAGTCAGCCGCCTTCTGCGCCTGTGACCAGCGCACCGTCAACCGGGCCAGCCAGCGGCCCCGGCGCAGGCACAACAGGCCCGGTCGCCACCGGCCCGGCCAGCCCCGCGCAGTGGAACGTCACCGACCCGAACCGTGGGCCGGGGGGCGGGCAGGGCAGTCAGTTTTATCCGGGACAAGGTCAGGGCGCGGGCTTTTACCCCGGCACCGGCTCGGGCCATCTGGGGGGCATGACCAGTAAAACCTTCAGCTATACCTCACTGCAGGCTAAGAAAACCAAACTGCCGTGGATACCGTCCGGCTCCTTCTCGGAAGCCGTAATGATTGAGGGGGCGGATGCCAACGCCAGCGTGACCGGTCAGCAAAACACATCTCCCGTGGTCATCACCTTGATTGGCGATGTTTCCATGCCTAACGGTAAAACCTACAACATGGACCAGTGCCGCGTCACCGGCGAAATCTGGGGGGACATCTCCAGCGAACGCGGTGAGGTCAGAACCAAAAACATCAGCTGCATCCTGAAAAACGGCAAGCATATCGACATGCCGTTTGACGGACACGTGGCCTATCAGGGCAAGCAGGGTATTCGCGGCAAGCCGGTGATGCGTAACGGTCAGATCATCGGCTACGCCGGTATGGCAGGGCTGCTCTCTGGCTTCGGGGAAGGCATCAAGTCAGCCGCCACGCCGTCAGTCGGACTGGGTGCCACTGCGTCAGTGGGTGCCGGCGACGTGTTTAAGCAGGGGATTGGCGGCGGTGCCAGCAAGGCGGCTGACACGCTCAGCCAGTACTGGATAAAACGGGCTGAGCAGTATCACCCGGTGATTGATATCGGCGCGGGCAACAGCGTGACCGTGGTCTTCCAGCAGGGCTTCCGTCTGGAAACCATTGAAGACATTGAAGCGGATAAAGACAAAAAAGGTGACGCGCAAAATAACGTGCAGCAGGTGGCCGGTAATGCCTCCGCGCAGGTGAATAACGTCACCCGCGCCGCCGTCCTCAATCCTGATGAAGTGTTGCGTCAGGCGAGCCAGCTGAAGCTGGGCGATACCATTAACTGACAGGGGGAAGGGATATGGAACACTGGTACGTTGCACAGACGCAGTATGCACAGGAAAAACGCGCACAACAGCATTTGGACAATCAGGGGGTGACATGTTTCCTGCCGCTTTATACGGCACAAGCCATCACCCCCATGTTACTCGGCAGCCCGCTGATTAAAACGGTGTCACCTCAGGCACTTTTCCCCGGTTACATCTTCGTGCGTTTTGATCCGGAGGTTATTCACACCACCACCATCAAAAGCACAAGGGGGGTGTCGTCCTTAATCAGTTTTGGCGGCATGCCATCAGTGGTGCCCGATGAGGTAGTGGAGCGGCTGAAAACCCATGACTGCCTGTCACCTGCACCGACGATGCCGGTGCACGGTGACCGGGTGGAGGTTCTCAGCGGGGTGTTTGAAGGGCTGGAAGCCGTTTGGGACGAACCCAACGGAGCCAGGCGAGCCATGCTGATGCTGACGCTGATGAATCAGGTTGTACGGGTGCCGGTCAGCGGGCGTCGGGCACCGGAAACGCTGCGTGTCCGGGTGTTGGGGCGGGGAGCAGCGGCATAAAAAGGGGGGAACGTGGTGAAAAATCGGGAACAACGTATCCGGCTCGGCGCATTAAAAGTGCGTTACCGCCAGGCCTGGAAGCGCAAAGCGTCATCCTGTGAGTTGTCGGCCCTGCTCAGTGACATTGAAAAGCTTGAGCACGGCCAGTCTGATGCTGACGCCGGGAACGCGACGCAGCCAGCCAGTGGGCCGGAAGCCTGCCCTTCGGAATATTGAGGAGAACATGATGATGCTGAGTAAACACAACCGGTGGCCCTTTGCCATTCTTGCCCTGGCGTTTATCGCCTATTTTGGCGGCTGGGCCGCTATCAATCAGTTCGCGCATATACGGGCAGAATGGAACATATGGCGGTGCACGCTGCTTTTGGGGGGTATTTATCTTGTCAGTGTTTTCTTCGCCGCCAGACGAAAATCTTTCAACGGGAAAATCATTCTGACTGCACTCGGGTTCCCCCTCGTGTTGGGCCTGTTGGTTTTTACCTTTTGGATCATCGTGGCCTGGCGTCTCCCCGTATTAAACGCTGACGATATCAACGCACTCTTTTTGATAGAAGCCTGCTGCGTGTTAACGGGGGGAGTGATGGCAAAGTTATACGAGGTTTATGGCGTATGAACCATGACGAATTGAACGCGATTGCGGCGAAGTGGTGTAAGCGTCCTGCGAGCGGTAACGGCCCCGGCTGTCAGGTGGCATTAACGGAGGTGGGCGGGCTATACGGTGGCGAGCGCGCAGATGTCTTTGCGTACCGGTGGGGGTTTGACGGCGGTTCGGTGGTGGTGGAGTCCAAGGTCAGCCGCTCTGATTTTCTGGCTGACCGGGCAAAACCCCACCGCAGTGGCGAGATAACGGGCATGGGCACTTACCGGTATTACATTTGTCCGGAAGGTTTAATCGGCCTTGATGATCTTCCCGACCGTTGGGGACTGCTGTGGGTGAACACACGCGGACATGTCAGGGTGAAGGCCGGTCATATTTGTGGCTGTCTCGCATGCGGGTATCTGGGTCACCAGTTGTCGCCGTTCTGGCAACATCCGGCAGAC includes:
- a CDS encoding TraE/TraK family type IV conjugative transfer system protein, coding for MKYQVKETRNRVTMLALASLGSLLALSLVGTCITGAMAWHFATTQKTITTPMLFDRSFTSDASQGDANLNNMLVRSFVNLRLSVTPDTVDSQHAALLRWVPPEARSELKKALAVEADYIKKNGISTVFRIEDEAFDPATGDIIVSGTLSASTSNGSLKLDIPDVHKAYRLNVKYVDGIIRLTAFPEVQPPQPVSKQHQG
- the traK gene encoding F-type conjugal transfer protein TraK, which codes for MKARLLAAFVAGLCLTPAAMADVSGPAGTVFENDAHLKAQLSNTSPNKIVIEGELITRVTGPDGAFTQENTEDGALLITPLTGQNFTLFLETASGIGASLDVTPKPGSGHTLHLIPASVPLKANPDAKAWEESQPWEKTLVSVARTVVNGGVPDSYIEAKAARGPAYNPMPGVLLTPERQLVGSHLLVMRYRMKNTGYITRPLSEKQFWQKGVRAVMLSTHNLYAGGEGYVWVIFSTATEGGV
- the traB gene encoding F-type conjugal transfer pilus assembly protein TraB — protein: MSNINTTTRRKQWVMTGVCVAVALGVGGGIWAYAHHQSALKNPTKPKAVDMTGGVVTSSFTDNLATAALAQQQNKTSALESSVNQLKTDQQQQNEALKQQLSKIMDAMSKLQSQPPSAPVTSAPSTGPASGPGAGTTGPVATGPASPAQWNVTDPNRGPGGGQGSQFYPGQGQGAGFYPGTGSGHLGGMTSKTFSYTSLQAKKTKLPWIPSGSFSEAVMIEGADANASVTGQQNTSPVVITLIGDVSMPNGKTYNMDQCRVTGEIWGDISSERGEVRTKNISCILKNGKHIDMPFDGHVAYQGKQGIRGKPVMRNGQIIGYAGMAGLLSGFGEGIKSAATPSVGLGATASVGAGDVFKQGIGGGASKAADTLSQYWIKRAEQYHPVIDIGAGNSVTVVFQQGFRLETIEDIEADKDKKGDAQNNVQQVAGNASAQVNNVTRAAVLNPDEVLRQASQLKLGDTIN
- the rfaH gene encoding transcription/translation regulatory transformer protein RfaH, coding for MEHWYVAQTQYAQEKRAQQHLDNQGVTCFLPLYTAQAITPMLLGSPLIKTVSPQALFPGYIFVRFDPEVIHTTTIKSTRGVSSLISFGGMPSVVPDEVVERLKTHDCLSPAPTMPVHGDRVEVLSGVFEGLEAVWDEPNGARRAMLMLTLMNQVVRVPVSGRRAPETLRVRVLGRGAAA
- a CDS encoding adenylosuccinate synthase, translated to MNHDELNAIAAKWCKRPASGNGPGCQVALTEVGGLYGGERADVFAYRWGFDGGSVVVESKVSRSDFLADRAKPHRSGEITGMGTYRYYICPEGLIGLDDLPDRWGLLWVNTRGHVRVKAGHICGCLACGYLGHQLSPFWQHPADLRFELDMLAYALANFADPEGAKKVVRKAVREKSRLASECDHLRQNLKKTETEAYTLRRLVQRYEEMFGPLPANPAYVLSR